The sequence GGCTCCTGCTACATTGTTCTCAACAACATAAAAAGTGTAAGGACTGAGTGAAAACTGTGGACTGTTGTCATTCACATCTGATACAGTTACACTAATTGTCCTCTGAGATGACAGAGGTTGTTCACCACCATCTTTAGCAATTATAGTCACATCATACTGAGACTGCTGCTCTCTATCCAGCAGAGATTTGGTGACTATAGAGTACATGTTGTCCTGTAATGACGGTGTTAATGTAAAAGGTACATCTTCACTAATAAAACAGATCACCTTTCCATTTACACCTGAATCCTTATCATGCACACTTATCAAAGCTACAGTCGTTCCAGGTTTAGAGTCCTCAGGTATAGCTTTGGAAAAAGATGTCACCTCAATCTCAGGTACATTATCATTTAAGTCCACAATACTTATTCTTACACTTTTTTCTGTTGCCAGTGGTACTGGTCCTTTATCAGACGCTTTAATGTTAATTTCATACCTGTCTTTTGCTTCAAAATCTATCATACCTTTGACAATTATCTCACCCGTATTGGGGTTAACATCAAAAAGTTTGCGTAATCTAGTATTGACGTTATTCCCAAATGAATAAACCACCTCCCCATTTAAACCATCATCTAAATCTGTGGCGTTCACTTGCATTATAGTTGTGCCAACAGGCGCGTTTTCTTTAAGCACCGCTGAATATGATTCTTTTGTGAATACTGGCATGTTGTCATTGACATCCAAAACATTAACGATAATTGCCATAGTTCCTGATTTTGCGGGTTTTCCTCCATCAACTGCTGTCAACATTAATCTGTGACTTCTAGCAGTTTCTTTGTCCAGCAGTTTATGCAAATACAAAATAGGAATttttccatcctctcctccacctttAACCTCCAGACGAAAGTGTTCATTTGGACTCAGCCTATAGTGTTGAATCGAAAACGTCTCACTATCTGGATCACTGGCACCTTGAAGCTGAAAACGCGTCCCAGGTAGAGCGGATTCTGAGATCTCCAAATGTGTTTCGTTTTCGGGGAAGGTGGGGGAGTGATCGTTTACATCCAAAACCTCAATAGCGACGTAATGCACCTCTAACGGGTTCTCCAGTACAGTCTTTATGTTAATAATGCAGCTGCTGGTCCGTTCgcacacctcctctctgtcaATTTTTCGGTGAACGTGCAAGATGCCATGATTGTTGAGTTCAAACAAAGGTTCCGTAGATCCAGAGACGATGCGAAAACCTCTGGCATTCAAAGCAGTGTTATCCAGCCCTAAATCTTTAGCAATGTTTCCAACAACAGCACCCACCGTCAGCTCTTCAGCGATAGAATATCGAAGCTGCGCCGAAGCAACATTTGAAGTAAGATCCAAGGTAATAATGAGGAGGAACAGGCGCTCCAACCACGAGCTGCATCCTCGTCGTGCCATTATAgatgaaaaaaggaacaaaacaatCTCAAATATTGAAGAATTAATCATTT is a genomic window of Notolabrus celidotus isolate fNotCel1 chromosome 8, fNotCel1.pri, whole genome shotgun sequence containing:
- the LOC117816798 gene encoding protocadherin alpha-3-like; the encoded protein is MARRGCSSWLERLFLLIITLDLTSNVASAQLRYSIAEELTVGAVVGNIAKDLGLDNTALNARGFRIVSGSTEPLFELNNHGILHVHRKIDREEVCERTSSCIINIKTVLENPLEVHYVAIEVLDVNDHSPTFPENETHLEISESALPGTRFQLQGASDPDSETFSIQHYRLSPNEHFRLEVKGGGEDGKIPILYLHKLLDKETARSHRLMLTAVDGGKPAKSGTMAIIVNVLDVNDNMPVFTKESYSAVLKENAPVGTTIMQVNATDLDDGLNGEVVYSFGNNVNTRLRKLFDVNPNTGEIIVKGMIDFEAKDRYEINIKASDKGPVPLATEKSVRISIVDLNDNVPEIEVTSFSKAIPEDSKPGTTVALISVHDKDSGVNGKVICFISEDVPFTLTPSLQDNMYSIVTKSLLDREQQSQYDVTIIAKDGGEQPLSSQRTISVTVSDVNDNSPQFSLSPYTFYVVENNVAGASLFSVSAHDSDEGDNALISYNIVRNGDEHKTLTSFLNINSENGHITGLKSFDFETVKTFQFQVVASDSGTQSLSSNVTVNVFILDQNDNAPVILYPVSSNGSAEGVEEIPRNVNAGHLVTKVRAYDADIGYNGWLLFSLQEVTEHNLFALDRYTGQIRTLRSFTETDEAEQKLIILVKDNGNVSLSATATVIVKVVEPKEAFAASDVKSATKDDEESNVTFYLMITLASVSALFIISIIVLIAMQCSKSTDYTSKYLQETNYDGTLCHSIQYRSGDKRYMLVGPRMSIGSTIVPGSHANTLVLPDRRRASTEHPF